Sequence from the Mesorhizobium sp. PAMC28654 genome:
CCGCGGTGTCCCCGATCCTGCTCGTCTTCGGCGGCGGCCTCATCGCTGGCAATCTCGCCGGCGGCAAGGTTGCCGACCGCTGGCTGGTGCCGGCTGTGCTGGGCAGTCTCGTCGTGTTGGCCGTGGTGCTGGCAACCATGACCTTCGCGATCCACAGCCAGGTCATGGCCGTCATCTATGTCGGCCTGCTTGGTGCTGCTGCCTTCGCCACCGTGGCGCCACTGCAGATGTGGGTGTTGGAGAAAGCGCAAGGAGCCGGCCAGAGCCTCGCCTCGTCCTTCAACATCGCCGCCTTCAATCTCGGCAATGCCGCCGGCGCCTGGCTCGGTGGTGCGGTCATCGCCCATGGCCTTGGCCTGGGTTCGCTCACCTGGGTCGCTGCCTTGCTGCCGCTCGCGGCCCTTGTCGTGGCGGGAACGGCACTACGTCTCGATCGCACGCCTGCGCTCGGCGCGCCTGCCTCCATCCGGTCGTGACCGCAAGCCAGCTCCCTATTCGACATTCCCCCGTTCCACATCATCAGGAGTAAAATCATGGACTATCGACGTCTCGGCTCATCCGGCCTGAAAGTGCCGGCACTTTCATTCGGCGCGGGCACCCTTGGCGGATCCGGCCCGCTGTTTGGCGCCTGGGGCAACAGTGATGCCAACGAAGCGCGGCGGCTGATCGACATCTGCCTCGAGGCCGGCGTCAACCTGTTTGATACCGCCGATGTCTACTCGAATGGCGCTTCGGAAGAAGTGCTTGGCGAAGCCATCAAGGGCCGTCGCGACGCGGTGCTGATCTCGACCAAGACCTCGCTGCCGATGGGCGACGGGCCGGCCGATTACGGCTCGTCACGTTCGCGGCTGATCAAATCCGTGGACGCCGCGCTGAAGCGCCTCGGCACCGACTACATCGACCTCTTGCAGCTGCATGCCTTCGATGCCGGCACGCCGATCGAGGAGGTGCTGTCGACGCTTGACGAGCTCGTGCGCTCCGGCAAGCTGCGCTACGTCGGCGTCTCCAATTTCTCCGGCTGGCAAGTGATGAAGTCGCTGGCGGAAGCCGACAAGCACGGCTACCCGCGCTACGCAGCGCATCAGGTCTATTATTCGCTGGTCGGCCGCGACTATGAATGGGAGCTCATGCCGCTCGGCCTCGACCAGGGTGTCGGCGCGCTGGTGTGGAGCCCGCTCGGCTGGGGCCGGCTCACCGGCAAGATCCGTCGCGGACAGCCACTGCCGGAAAAGAGCCGGCTGCATGACACGGCGAGCTTCGGGCCGCCGGTCGAGGACGAACATCTCTACCGGGTCATGGATGCCCTCGACACAGTGGCCGAGGAAACCGGCAAGACAGTGCCGCAGATCGCCATCAACTGGCTTCTGCGGCGCCCGACCGTTTCATCCGTCATCATCGGCGCCCGCAACGAGGAGCAGTTGCGCCAGAACCTTGGCGCCGTCGGCTGGACGCTGACGCCAGAGCAGATGAAGACGCTCGACGCGGCGAGCGCGG
This genomic interval carries:
- a CDS encoding aldo/keto reductase, with product MDYRRLGSSGLKVPALSFGAGTLGGSGPLFGAWGNSDANEARRLIDICLEAGVNLFDTADVYSNGASEEVLGEAIKGRRDAVLISTKTSLPMGDGPADYGSSRSRLIKSVDAALKRLGTDYIDLLQLHAFDAGTPIEEVLSTLDELVRSGKLRYVGVSNFSGWQVMKSLAEADKHGYPRYAAHQVYYSLVGRDYEWELMPLGLDQGVGALVWSPLGWGRLTGKIRRGQPLPEKSRLHDTASFGPPVEDEHLYRVMDALDTVAEETGKTVPQIAINWLLRRPTVSSVIIGARNEEQLRQNLGAVGWTLTPEQMKTLDAASAVTAPYPYFPYHRQEGFARLNPPAA